A stretch of DNA from Thiohalophilus sp.:
CCTTCCAGCGGTTGGCTGTGAGCCCCGGGAATCCAGGCGCTTCGGGGGCCGTCTCCTGACTTTGAAGGCGCTGCGCATGACAAAGAAATCCCTGTTCAAGTCCAATCCTCATCTGCGGGATCCCCGGAAATACCGGGATGCCCTGATCACCAGTGTTTCCAGCTCCACTGCTATCGAAACCGGGGAAAGTGTTGCGGTAATACGCCGACAAATCACTGATGTTACCGATGGTGATTTTCAACCTGCCCCGTCTAAGCCCGAATCGAGTTCTTGATAATTTCCACGAACAGGTCCTCCATTGGCCGATAGTTGCGATCCATGCCGGCTTGAACCGCGGCGAAATAATCCGCTTTCTTCATTTTACTTAACAAGCTGAAGTCCAATACCGGCAGTCCGGCCTGCAGCGCCATGATACTTGCGAGCAGGCGTGCGCAACGACCGTTGCCCTCCCGAAAGGGGTGGACCAGGACCAGTTCCACATGCACTTCTGCCAGGGCCCTGACGATATCCTGGCGACGGGTAAAATTACAGGGCGTATATTTTGTCAGTTGTTCTGTTTCAAATGCGGCCATCAACTTTGGAACCTGGGCCGCCATTGCAAAGGCGAATCCGTCTTTGCTGATGTTGATCTGGCGGTATCTCCCTGCCCATTCGTAAATATCACCCAGCCACAACTGATGCATATGGCAAATGTCGTCAGCCGTAAAGCGATGCTCCGCATCGTATTCATGAAACAGCGTATCTGTTGCTTTGATTAACGCCTCGGCCTCAATCCGGTCCATTTCTGCCGGATCAGTGATGCCAAGTTTGTTTTTCAATACGCTCTCATTGGAGCCCGGCTCAAAGCGTGCTTCTATCGAATCAGAGACATCGTAGCGGTCTTTGTTTGTCATCAGGCGTCGCTTCGTAGTTTTACCACAATATGCCGGATCAAGAATGCTGGCGCCGAACTTATCGGCAAGAGCATCAGAGTTATCTTTTACCGGCAAGCTGTCAATAACTCGGGGGTAACCGGTAGGACGAACCAGGCAGAGCGGATCCGGCG
This window harbors:
- a CDS encoding Fic/DOC family protein — its product is MPVKDNSDALADKFGASILDPAYCGKTTKRRLMTNKDRYDVSDSIEARFEPGSNESVLKNKLGITDPAEMDRIEAEALIKATDTLFHEYDAEHRFTADDICHMHQLWLGDIYEWAGRYRQINISKDGFAFAMAAQVPKLMAAFETEQLTKYTPCNFTRRQDIVRALAEVHVELVLVHPFREGNGRCARLLASIMALQAGLPVLDFSLLSKMKKADYFAAVQAGMDRNYRPMEDLFVEIIKNSIRA